The Pararhizobium capsulatum DSM 1112 DNA window GCGTGCACGCAGTGGCAGGCGACATCTCCAGTTCGGAAACCGCAGACCGGGTCGTGCGCGAGGCGCTCGAACGTTTCGGCCGAGTAGACACGCTCGTTAACAATGCCGGTGTTTTCACCGCAAAGCCATTCGTCGAGTTTACCCAGGAAGACTATGATCTGAATTTCGGCGTCAACGTTGCGGGCTTCTTCCACATCACGCAGCGAGCCGCGAAGGAAATGCTAAAGCAGGGTTCCGGCCACATTGTCAGCATTACGACGAGCCTGGTGAACCAGCCGGTCGCGAGCGTTCCCACGGCTCTTGCCTCCCTCACCAAGGGCGGGTTGAACGCCGTCACAAAGGAATTGGCGATTGAGTTCGCAAAGACTGGCGTACGGGTGAACGCTGTCTCTCCCGGCATCATTAAGACCCCAATGCACGCTCCTGAGACTCACGAGTTCCTATCGGCGCTCCATCCGGTCGGTCACATGGGCGAGATCAGCGACATTGTTGACGCTGTGATCTACCTGGAGAACGCAAGCTTCGTCACCGGCGAGATTCTGCATGTCGACGGTGGCCAGAACGCCGGCCGTTGGTAGGCGCTGACCAGAAAAAATCGCGCGGCGTGAACACGCCGCGCCCGCCAGACATGCGAAAGGAAAACAAATGGAACTCGTATTGGCTGCCGATCCGATGTGCTCGTGGTGCTATGGATTTGGCAAGGAAATGGAGCTTCTGCTTCAGCGGCGCCCGGACGCCTCTTTAAGGATCGTTCTCGGTGGGCTCCGCGCGGGTGCCACAGACGTCTTGGACGACGCGGGCAAGCAGTTCAGGCTGCACCACTGGGCTATGGTCGAAGAAGTCAGCGGAGTGCCGTTCAACCGTGAAGGTCTCCTCTCCAGAAGCGGTTTCGTCTATGACACGGAACCAGTGTGCCGGGCGGTTGTAACAGCTCGGATTCTTCGCCCCGAGGCGAACATCCTGAAAATCTTCCGGGCGTTCCAGCATGCTTTCTACGTTGACGCACTCGACACCACAGACGGCGTCGTGCTTGCTGAGGTCGGATCGCGTACGCTGAGTGAACTTGGTCATCCCGTGTCCGCAGAGTTATTCTTAGAAACTTGGACGAAGCAGAGCACACTCGAAGAGGCTGCGACAGACTTCGCTGTAGCCCGCGCCATGGGCGTTACCAGCTTCCCTACACTATTTCTGAAGCAGGGGGGAACTCTCCGCCGGGTGGGCGATGGATACGCGCCAGCCGACGAACTTGAAATGCATCTCGCATCTATGGCTGCTTGACAGGTCGAACTAGGTCTTAAAAAGGAGAATAGGAAAATGCCAATAGTAACCGTACAGGTAACCCGCGAAGGCACCACGCCCGCTCGCAGCTCGGTGTCATCCGAAGAGAAGGCCGCCATTATAGCGGGCGTAAGCCAGGTTATGCTTGATGTTCTCAACAAGCCTCTTGAATCCACGTATGTGGTGATCGAGGAAGTAGATTTGGACAACTGGGGTTGGGGCGGCCTGCCAACTGCCCAGTATCGGAAAATAAAGGCCGAAGGAAAAGCCTGACATTCTGGATACCCTCCGGAATACGAGCGTAACGCCGCCGGTTGCCACCCGACGGCGTTGCTCCTTGTTTGCTGCCGTGACAGCAAGACATATGACACGTTGCGGTCAGTTCATTAGGTATGCCGTTGCCGCTCGATAGCATCTCCTACGTGTTCCAGACGCTCGGCTACCAAATTTTGGTGCGCCTTCAGATGGGCCCCTGGGGGCGTTGGCGAAGATTGTCTTGGCCGTGGTGGCGGCCGCTGCGCATCGTCTTTAGTCAGCCATACCATCGTTTAATTGCTTCAAATCCAGAACAGGCAGATTTGTGGACGGCTGGTGCTACGAGAGTCTTAGTATCTCGCTGCTCGGAGATCGGCGACCACTTGGCGCAAAGATGCCACGACGCCGTCGTGGACGCCTTCGGCGTCCCGCGAAGAGACCGATACCAAATCATCCATGAGCACGAGGCGTCACACTTTCGCGCGCTGGATACGGGGCTTGGGATCGCTCGGACCGGCAAGTTTCTACTGCTCGAAATCACCAGCCGTCCGCGGTCTCGTGAGGCCAAATTGGCATTTTACTCCAAGCTTACACTTGCTCTGAAGGACCGCTGCGACATCGCGTCCTCTGACGTCATGATCTCGCTGCTTATCAATTCGGACGAGGACTGGTCGTTTGGCCTGGGTAAGGCCCAATTCCTGACAGGCGAACTTGGGACGAGCACTGAGCGTCCGCAGTGATTGTGTCGCCTTCGTTGCAGCGAATAGAAGCGATTGGCCTCTTTTTGCAGAAGTTTCAACTCGTACTTCAACCGATACCAAGGTGTTGGCGATACCAATGTGCAAATGCGGAACGCAGTGATCCTCGTCATGCTTCCATCGTGCGGCCATCCGGCTGCAGGACACAAATGGAAGGAGCCAACAGATGAAGATCCTTATGGTATTCACTTCTCATGACGTGCTGGGAAGCACAGGGCGCAAGACGGGCTTCTGGCTCGAGGAAGGTGCCGCGCCTTACTATGTCTTCAGCGACGCAGGCGTCGAGTTGACACTCGCGTCGCCAAAGGGCGGCCAACCGCCGATTGACCCAAAAAGCGATTTGCCGGAGAACCAGACGCCCGCCATGACGAGGTTCAAAGAAGACCCCGCTGCCCAAAAGGTGTTTGCGACTACCAAGAAGTTGAGCGAGGTCCGGTCCGAAGATTTCGACGCAGTTTTCTATCCTGGGGGCCATGGACCAATGTGGGATCTCGTCGACAATCCCGAGTCGATTAGGCTGATCGAATCTTTCTACAACTCCGGGAAGCCCGTAGCGGCAGTCTGCCATGCGCCGGCCGTGTTGCATCGGGTGACCTATCAAGGCGTCCCGATCGTCAAGGGTAAGCGGGTGACAGGCTTTACCAACGGCGAGGAAGAGGAAGTGCAACTGACCAACGTCGTTCCTTTCCTTGTCGAAGACGAGCTCAAGCGACTTGGAGGGCTCTACGAAAAGAAGGCAAACTGGGAGAGCTTCGCCATTACAGACGGCAGGCTGATCACCGGACAAAATCCGGCATCTTCCACCGCGGGGGCTCAGGCGCTCGTGACGCTTCTCACCAGCATGACGGTCGACGAGACAGCCGCTTAAGGCCTCATACTGACGAGCTTAAGAGACCTCGATACGACCCTCTCGTGGTCTCTTTACTATTCCATCCTCGGGTCCCACGCGCTCGACGATATGACGGATGGAAGAAGCCGCGACTTCGATATTCGCTATATGGCCATGAGGCTGAAGCGTGAACGCGAATTGGAGAAATTTGAATGGCTGAAGAAAAGCAAAAACCTGCCGACGCTAGGGATCCGGCGAAAGAACAAGACGATTATCTCCAGGAAGCCCTTGAGGAAACCTTTCCCGCTAGTGATCCGATTTCACCCGGTCATGCCGAGAAACAGCATCCGAACACCACGTCGAGCGAAACAGTGTCTTAGAGTGCCCCATGGTGCAGCCGCTAACGACGTGAACGCTCCCTTAGGCAATAAGT harbors:
- a CDS encoding SDR family NAD(P)-dependent oxidoreductase codes for the protein MSNQQKVAVITGASQGIGEGLVRAYRERNYRVVATSRSIKQGSDDGVHAVAGDISSSETADRVVREALERFGRVDTLVNNAGVFTAKPFVEFTQEDYDLNFGVNVAGFFHITQRAAKEMLKQGSGHIVSITTSLVNQPVASVPTALASLTKGGLNAVTKELAIEFAKTGVRVNAVSPGIIKTPMHAPETHEFLSALHPVGHMGEISDIVDAVIYLENASFVTGEILHVDGGQNAGRW
- a CDS encoding DsbA family protein, which translates into the protein MELVLAADPMCSWCYGFGKEMELLLQRRPDASLRIVLGGLRAGATDVLDDAGKQFRLHHWAMVEEVSGVPFNREGLLSRSGFVYDTEPVCRAVVTARILRPEANILKIFRAFQHAFYVDALDTTDGVVLAEVGSRTLSELGHPVSAELFLETWTKQSTLEEAATDFAVARAMGVTSFPTLFLKQGGTLRRVGDGYAPADELEMHLASMAA
- a CDS encoding tautomerase family protein; protein product: MPIVTVQVTREGTTPARSSVSSEEKAAIIAGVSQVMLDVLNKPLESTYVVIEEVDLDNWGWGGLPTAQYRKIKAEGKA
- a CDS encoding tautomerase family protein; the encoded protein is MGDHLAQRCHDAVVDAFGVPRRDRYQIIHEHEASHFRALDTGLGIARTGKFLLLEITSRPRSREAKLAFYSKLTLALKDRCDIASSDVMISLLINSDEDWSFGLGKAQFLTGELGTSTERPQ
- a CDS encoding type 1 glutamine amidotransferase domain-containing protein, which translates into the protein MKILMVFTSHDVLGSTGRKTGFWLEEGAAPYYVFSDAGVELTLASPKGGQPPIDPKSDLPENQTPAMTRFKEDPAAQKVFATTKKLSEVRSEDFDAVFYPGGHGPMWDLVDNPESIRLIESFYNSGKPVAAVCHAPAVLHRVTYQGVPIVKGKRVTGFTNGEEEEVQLTNVVPFLVEDELKRLGGLYEKKANWESFAITDGRLITGQNPASSTAGAQALVTLLTSMTVDETAA